AGGGATTTCACTGTATGGGATGATGGCTAAATTTCCCTTGTGTTTGCTGTTTTTCCCATCACCCCACCCCTCATTTTTGAGAGGAAAGCGTGCCAGTACTTTCTCATTAACTTTCCTAAGACAACTCAGAGGATAAAGCACTACTGAAAACATGCATCTCTTCCTGCCTTCTATTGACATTATAATACAGGATTATATCTGAAGAAAAGCTTCTCAAAAGGTAAGGCATTAGGAGTCCATCCAACTACAGTGaattaaatgggagttttgcaattgtcTTAAATACAAAGATCAGGCATCGaggaaatgtaaataaatatgaaTAGGTAAAAATACAGTTAAACCCTAAATAAACTTTTCAATTATAAAGTATTTTTGCTACTTGTTTACCTAATTCAAAATGCCATTGAAAGCTGTAGTTACAACACATATTTTGCCATGTTCTATTATTTACTTCCTATTTACATACACATTTCTGGTATATTCATAGACATAATAGAACACTTTGGAATTATTGGACTCTCACTCATGTCGACCTTCTCTTTTTCAGAAAGACTTAAATACTGAAGAGCTTGACCTACCAGTGCCACACCATCACCATTGGCATACAAATGCAAACACTAAAAAGTTCAGAGTAGTTAACAACAAAAGCACAACATGACTTCAGCGCTTCTTGAGACTGAAGAAGCACAATATTGCTTTGAGAATATTAATGGATCTTGCCATAAAACATCGTGGTCTTCAGGAATCCGGATAACTTTGTATGTTGTGCTTGGTTTTCTGACAATTCTTACACTAAGTGGAAACCTAATGGTAATAATTACAGTAGCTTATTTCAAACAGCTTCACTCTCCTACAAATATTTTGCTCGCCTCTTTGGCATGTGCTGATTTTTGTTTGGGTCTGACTGTGCTGCCCTTCAGCAGTATAAGATCTGTTGAAACATGCTGGTATTTTGGGGAAATATTCTGTAGATTCCACAGTTCTTTAGAACTATCTTTTTGTTATTCATCAATATTTCACTTGTGTTTCATCTCTGTTGATCGCTATGTTGCTGTTACTGATCCTTTAATTTACCCTCTCAGGTTCACAGTACCAGTTTCAGGCATGTTCATAGCTGTTGCCTGGACATTTTCAATAGTATACAGTTTTTCTGTTGTCTTCACTGGGGCTAATGACAAAGGGATACAAGAATTAGTAAATGCCCTCTCCTGTGTAGGGAGCTGTCAGATTCTCTTCAACAAAACATGGGTGGTTGTATCCACTCTCCTTTACCTAATACCTTTTTTCACAACGATAGCACTGTACAGCAAAATCTTTGCTGTGGCTAAACGACAAGCTAGAATGATAGAGATGATGAGCAACAACACCCATTTGTCTGACACTTACAGTGACAGAGTTagcagaagagaaaggaaagctgCTAAAACCATTGGTATTGCTGTGATTGCTTTTGTGGTATTCTGGTCACCTTATTCTATAATTGTAATAACTGATGCTTTTTTTAACTTCATAACGCCACCCCTTGTCTTTGACATTGTGGTTTGGTTCACTTATTCCAACTCTGCCATTAATCCTTTGATTTACTCTGTCTTTTATCCTTGGTTTCGAAAAGGAATGAAAGTGATTGTGAGCTGTAAAATGCTCCAGCTTGATTGTTCAACAATGAAtttatttccaaactgaaaacGTATCCCATCCTGCATAGAGCTATTCACCTCACACTTCACAGTCCTTCCCCTTTTCATAAAATCTGGCtgtgtatttctttttctgaataaaaTATTGTCATCTTGATTTTATATTTTGTACAGCTTTTTATCATTGTGAAAAACGGCTTGACCATATTATATCAAGAAAATAGATTTACAGATACTATTAATTTAGTGCAGGTTTATGCTTTGAAACTATAATGGAACACTGTCCATTGATTGTAATTGTGGAACTGAGAATATAAAACGGCCCTGCAGAAttaaacaaaggcaaaaaaagaaagatcaaaaatcagtttttcagtGAAATTCATCTCTATTTGTTAGGAAGTACTAACAATACtgtgaaacagaattttttttctgtttaaaaagtttaaaaaataggtTTCCTTTAAAATCTGTATGATATCATTATTTACCaaataaacaatataaatattaatattttatacttaTATATTACTGTCAGTTTATGGGTGTTCAAATTCTTTACTTATACTACTGAATTAAGTCTCCCTGCACCCATATGGAATggatattattatcctcatttaatgGATAGGAAAGTTGAATTTCAAAGGAAGATGGACATTTAACTgtcttaggctcctttgaaaaaccCAATCAAAGAGATTAGGAATCCAATCCTGCTACTTTTTAAACTggaggtaaaactcccattgacttttaatgggcAAAAATAAGCCAGCACTGACTTACCCATATTCACACAGGAAATTGCCATctctgtgccttaaccacaagaccaaccttTCTTTTGGGGAAGTATTGAGTAGAAATAAGTCTCTTTCATGTGCACAAGGATTCCTCACATGAGAGAGGGTTCTAGTAATAACAGACACTAAAAGAAAACAATAACCTAACGTTAAATCCAGATACCTATGAAtttaatggtaaaactcccattgactttaatgggaccaagATTTTACCCCTGCTATTTTGAGAGAAAACTGTCCTTTCCATTACAGGAGAAAATCCAATCACAGTTTTCTGAGTCATAGCAacattctaagggcttgtctatacttgaaagttattttggtttaaaataaggtgtgaatttaaagtgcaatagctTGTTATTCTGCAATATCAATTCCGGTAAACCTCCCATGTAGACGAGCCCTAAGATATTTCCTACTGGCAGCAAgggatctggatttcaaacacttGCTACAGGAGCCCTGGACAAGCCAGTTGTGAATGAGAAATATTTGTTAGTTTGCAATATTCCTCTATAATAACAATAACTGCTTATTATCTGGTTTGTTACATTGTAAGTGAAGTAGGAGCATGCCATTGATTTTACTGTAGCAGGCAAGTTAACTGTGTATCACAAGAACTAACCaggatttttgtaataaaaacttCTAAAAGTTTAATTTGCAAATtccaaaaataactttaaaaaaaatcaatttccgTGGCAGATCTtccctgcctgcttcaggctgtATAGGGTGAAAATCTCCCTCTTCCTGAGGCCTGAGGTTTTAAACCAGAGCTGGCTCCAgtcaccagccgagcaagctcgtgttTGGGGCTGAAGATTCTAAggattctaaggggcggcttccctccaatcctttttttttgcttcgctgcTTCTGCCGCCccacagttttttgtttgtttgttttttgcattttgccgctccggccgccccgcaggtttttttttctttt
The nucleotide sequence above comes from Trachemys scripta elegans isolate TJP31775 chromosome 3, CAS_Tse_1.0, whole genome shotgun sequence. Encoded proteins:
- the LOC117875627 gene encoding trace amine-associated receptor 7a-like; the protein is MTSALLETEEAQYCFENINGSCHKTSWSSGIRITLYVVLGFLTILTLSGNLMVIITVAYFKQLHSPTNILLASLACADFCLGLTVLPFSSIRSVETCWYFGEIFCRFHSSLELSFCYSSIFHLCFISVDRYVAVTDPLIYPLRFTVPVSGMFIAVAWTFSIVYSFSVVFTGANDKGIQELVNALSCVGSCQILFNKTWVVVSTLLYLIPFFTTIALYSKIFAVAKRQARMIEMMSNNTHLSDTYSDRVSRRERKAAKTIGIAVIAFVVFWSPYSIIVITDAFFNFITPPLVFDIVVWFTYSNSAINPLIYSVFYPWFRKGMKVIVSCKMLQLDCSTMNLFPN